The following are encoded together in the Halopseudomonas salegens genome:
- a CDS encoding marine proteobacterial sortase target protein, translated as MQTRFGWLLIIVGLFAAMTQAQAQESRAALRDAAGTGVFLLRSDTRSEWVPALLLNTEMDVDISGPLVQVRIRQEFANPGLAFAEGQYVLPISEQAAVHGMLLEIGERKIRGQVRERQEARALYQQARDSGQRTGLVEQNRPNLFRTSVANIGAGESIAVTLEYTELLTPDAGRFNLRLPLTMTPRYTPQPQPSDSPVAAPGQQHAVEGPIVANLRREGPSHQARLDIYLDSGMQLDNVHSPSHQIEHDYDGRGYQVELTRNPVIMDSDFILEWALPADAGNQAALFSETLDDGHYALLMLSPADRPVSQERQPREVLLIVDTSGSMQGERMRQARQSLIHALGRLQPDDRFNVLEFNHQHSLLFRQPMPATSDHLAEARDWITALQAGGGTEMLPVLHDALTQPTEAGYLRQLVFITDGSVSNEQAILNLIQRRLHNARVFTVGIGAAPNSYLLRKAAEMGRGQFTPVNERDGVADSINRLFDKLEAPVLTDLRIELEEGIQADIWPERLPDLYAGQPLVVALKLNRLPESITLHGHQPEPWQQQLWLPESQQNPGTARLWAQRKIDSLMDRLTQGTAESEVREAVLDVALQHQLMSRYTSFIAIEETPVRSPDEPLLSQQVPNLNPADHHMYPQTSLGLLRLWVLALALFAAALALLLHRRPSHA; from the coding sequence ATGCAGACAAGATTCGGATGGCTATTGATCATTGTTGGCCTGTTTGCCGCAATGACGCAGGCACAGGCACAGGAGTCGCGTGCAGCGCTGCGCGACGCAGCAGGCACGGGCGTATTCCTGCTGCGCAGCGATACCCGGAGCGAGTGGGTTCCGGCCCTGCTGCTGAATACCGAGATGGACGTCGATATCAGCGGCCCACTGGTTCAGGTACGCATTCGCCAGGAGTTTGCCAACCCTGGTCTGGCCTTTGCCGAAGGCCAGTATGTGCTGCCGATATCAGAACAGGCGGCCGTGCATGGCATGCTGCTGGAAATCGGCGAGCGGAAAATCCGTGGCCAGGTTCGCGAGCGTCAGGAGGCTCGGGCGCTATACCAGCAGGCGCGCGACAGTGGCCAACGCACCGGCCTGGTGGAACAGAACCGACCCAACCTGTTCCGTACCTCGGTGGCCAATATCGGTGCCGGCGAAAGCATTGCCGTAACGCTCGAATATACCGAACTGCTGACGCCAGATGCCGGGCGCTTCAACCTGCGCCTGCCGCTGACCATGACACCGCGCTATACCCCGCAGCCCCAGCCCAGTGATTCGCCCGTTGCCGCCCCGGGACAACAACACGCCGTGGAGGGCCCGATAGTTGCCAACCTGCGACGGGAGGGTCCGTCACATCAGGCGCGACTGGATATCTACCTGGATAGCGGCATGCAGCTCGACAACGTACATAGCCCCAGCCATCAGATCGAGCATGACTACGATGGGCGTGGCTATCAGGTTGAACTGACCCGAAACCCGGTGATCATGGACAGCGATTTTATTCTCGAGTGGGCATTGCCGGCTGACGCTGGCAACCAGGCCGCTCTGTTCAGTGAAACGCTTGATGACGGACACTACGCGCTGTTGATGCTCTCTCCCGCTGACCGCCCGGTCAGTCAGGAGCGGCAGCCACGCGAGGTGCTATTGATCGTCGACACCTCCGGTTCCATGCAGGGCGAGCGTATGCGCCAGGCACGGCAAAGCCTGATCCATGCTCTGGGCCGGCTGCAACCGGACGATCGCTTCAACGTGCTGGAATTCAATCATCAGCATTCCCTGCTGTTCCGCCAACCGATGCCCGCCACCAGTGATCATCTCGCCGAGGCCCGCGACTGGATCACAGCCCTGCAAGCTGGTGGCGGTACCGAGATGCTGCCGGTGCTGCATGATGCACTGACCCAGCCGACTGAAGCCGGCTATCTGCGCCAGCTGGTCTTCATCACTGACGGCTCGGTGAGCAATGAGCAGGCCATTCTCAATTTGATTCAACGGCGTTTGCACAATGCCCGGGTGTTTACTGTCGGCATTGGTGCCGCACCCAACAGCTACCTGCTGCGCAAGGCAGCCGAAATGGGTCGCGGGCAGTTTACCCCGGTCAATGAGCGGGACGGCGTAGCCGACTCGATCAACCGCCTGTTCGACAAGCTCGAGGCTCCGGTCCTCACCGATTTGCGCATCGAACTGGAAGAGGGTATCCAGGCAGACATCTGGCCCGAGCGCCTGCCCGACCTGTATGCCGGACAGCCTCTGGTGGTGGCACTGAAGCTCAACCGCCTGCCGGAATCCATCACGCTGCACGGTCACCAACCCGAGCCCTGGCAACAACAACTGTGGCTGCCCGAGTCGCAGCAGAACCCGGGAACGGCCAGGCTCTGGGCCCAGCGCAAGATCGATTCACTGATGGACCGCCTGACCCAGGGGACAGCCGAATCAGAGGTACGCGAAGCTGTACTTGACGTGGCGCTGCAGCACCAGTTGATGAGCCGCTATACCAGTTTTATCGCCATCGAAGAAACCCCGGTGCGCTCACCCGATGAGCCGCTACTGAGCCAGCAGGTCCCGAACCTCAACCCGGCGGACCATCATATGTATCCGCAAACTTCTCTGGGCTTGCTGCGCCTGTGGGTTTTGGCACTGGCCCTGTTTGCCGCTGCGCTGGCCCTGCTGCTCCACCGCCGGCCCAGCCATGCGTAA
- the mgtE gene encoding magnesium transporter, with amino-acid sequence MSSKDSGNNVHTAQNAVLDALAKGKRKKLRKLARSMHPGKLASLLEALDSQQRQAVWQEVADEREQAVLRHLDPQLAALLQRDAEAVGSELDAGGEQVFTHTGNVREALAAGKLKRVGKVFRSMHPAKAAGLLEALPPDERSTVWQTLDTERAARVLVHLHEEVRAKLALEMDEDRLLTAARTLALDDLVDLIQALPTGPGRQLLLSMDEIKRQQLVAMLAYPEDSAGGLMNTDHISVRADIKAGSILRYLRLLEDLPDQTDKVMVVDRKNRYQGVLRLSRLVTTAADTKISEVMDTDFAALPVTMTSLEVARQFEDLDMLSAAVVNDEGELLGRITVDDVVDIIREDSERTLMNMAGLDDEADMFAPILTSTRRRSVWLGVNLITAFLAASVIGQFQASLEQIVALAVLMPIVASMGGIAGSQTLTLVIRGMALGQVETGNFRVLLVKEVGIAVLNGMLWATVIAALAIVWFGSWAIGGIIAMAICINLLCAALAGLSIPMILKRFGIDPALAGSMVLMAVTDVIGFSAFLGLATLILL; translated from the coding sequence TTGAGCAGTAAAGACAGTGGCAACAACGTTCACACTGCCCAGAATGCGGTGCTTGATGCGCTGGCCAAGGGCAAGCGCAAGAAGCTGCGCAAACTGGCGCGCTCCATGCACCCGGGCAAACTGGCCAGCCTGCTGGAAGCGCTGGATAGCCAGCAGCGCCAGGCGGTATGGCAAGAAGTCGCGGATGAGCGAGAGCAAGCCGTATTGCGTCACCTGGATCCGCAGCTGGCAGCACTGCTGCAGCGCGACGCCGAGGCGGTCGGTTCAGAGCTGGACGCAGGGGGTGAACAGGTCTTCACCCACACCGGTAACGTGCGTGAGGCCCTTGCAGCGGGCAAACTGAAGCGTGTTGGCAAGGTTTTCCGGAGCATGCATCCGGCCAAGGCGGCAGGCCTTTTGGAGGCTTTGCCGCCGGATGAGCGCAGCACCGTCTGGCAGACACTGGATACCGAGCGGGCGGCCAGGGTGCTGGTGCACCTGCATGAGGAAGTGCGTGCCAAGCTGGCGCTGGAGATGGACGAAGACCGGCTGCTGACAGCGGCGCGCACGCTCGCGCTGGATGATCTGGTCGACCTCATTCAGGCATTGCCGACCGGACCGGGCCGGCAACTGCTGTTATCCATGGATGAAATAAAACGCCAGCAACTGGTGGCCATGTTGGCCTATCCGGAAGACAGCGCGGGCGGCCTGATGAATACCGACCATATTTCCGTTCGGGCCGATATCAAGGCGGGCTCTATCCTCAGGTACCTGCGGCTGCTGGAAGACCTGCCTGATCAGACTGACAAGGTCATGGTGGTTGACCGCAAGAACCGCTATCAGGGTGTGCTGCGGCTGAGCCGACTGGTAACTACCGCCGCTGATACCAAAATCAGTGAGGTCATGGATACCGACTTTGCCGCCTTGCCGGTGACCATGACCAGCCTTGAAGTCGCCCGGCAGTTCGAGGACCTGGATATGCTCTCGGCAGCGGTAGTGAACGACGAAGGTGAGCTGCTGGGGCGCATCACGGTGGATGATGTGGTCGATATCATCCGTGAGGATTCCGAGCGTACGCTGATGAATATGGCCGGTCTGGATGATGAGGCGGACATGTTTGCGCCGATCCTGACCAGCACGCGCCGTCGCTCGGTGTGGCTGGGGGTCAACCTGATTACGGCGTTCCTGGCGGCATCGGTGATCGGTCAGTTCCAGGCCTCACTGGAGCAAATCGTTGCCCTGGCCGTACTCATGCCGATTGTTGCCAGCATGGGTGGGATTGCCGGCAGCCAGACGCTGACCCTGGTGATTCGCGGCATGGCGCTGGGGCAGGTGGAAACCGGTAACTTTCGTGTCCTGCTGGTCAAGGAGGTCGGCATTGCGGTGCTCAACGGCATGCTCTGGGCCACGGTTATTGCTGCACTGGCGATCGTCTGGTTCGGTAGCTGGGCGATTGGCGGCATCATTGCCATGGCTATCTGCATCAATCTGCTGTGCGCTGCGCTCGCCGGGCTGTCGATCCCCATGATTCTCAAGCGTTTTGGCATTGACCCTGCCCTGGCGGGCAGCATGGTGCTGATGGCAGTCACCGATGTAATCGGCTTTTCCGCCTTCCTTGGGCTGGCAACCCTGATCCTGCTCTGA
- the arsJ gene encoding organoarsenical effux MFS transporter ArsJ yields MQALKNLSPDIRQYLVVTGNYWAFTLTDGALRMLVVLHFHSLGYSPLQIAALFLFYEIFGVITNLVGGYLGARIGLNRTMNIGLALQVIALLMLTVPAAWLTVVWVMAAQALSGVAKDLNKMSAKSSIKLLVPDNQQSQLYHWVAVLTGSKNALKGVGFFLGGGLLALLGFAGAVLAMALVLGLVWLASLFLLKRDLGKARAKPKFREILSKSRQINILSAARMFLFAARDVWFVIALPVYLSSVFGWDFWLVGGFMAVWVIGYGVVQSQAPAFTGKRSGRVPGGLAASAWAGALALLPAAIALGLWQGANPYVVLLGGLLVFGVLFAVNSSLHSYLIVSYAKADGVSLDVGFYYMSNALGRLLGTVLSGWVYQAYGLEACLWVSAAFLLSATLISLALPRASVQDQA; encoded by the coding sequence ATGCAGGCATTGAAAAATCTGTCGCCCGATATTCGCCAGTATCTGGTGGTGACCGGGAATTACTGGGCCTTTACCCTGACCGATGGCGCGCTGCGCATGTTGGTGGTGCTGCATTTTCATAGCCTGGGGTATAGCCCACTGCAGATTGCGGCGCTGTTCCTGTTCTACGAAATCTTTGGCGTGATCACCAATCTGGTGGGCGGTTATCTGGGCGCGCGCATCGGGCTGAACCGGACCATGAATATCGGTCTGGCCCTGCAGGTGATCGCGCTCTTGATGCTGACGGTGCCGGCGGCCTGGCTGACGGTGGTCTGGGTGATGGCAGCGCAGGCCTTGTCGGGGGTCGCCAAGGACCTGAACAAGATGAGCGCAAAAAGCTCGATCAAGTTACTGGTGCCGGATAACCAGCAAAGCCAGTTGTATCACTGGGTGGCCGTTCTGACCGGGTCGAAGAATGCGCTCAAAGGGGTGGGTTTCTTTCTTGGTGGTGGCTTGCTGGCGCTACTCGGTTTTGCCGGTGCGGTGCTGGCCATGGCCCTGGTATTGGGGCTCGTCTGGCTGGCCAGCCTGTTTCTGCTCAAGCGAGATCTGGGCAAGGCCAGGGCCAAGCCGAAGTTCCGGGAGATACTCTCCAAGAGTCGGCAGATCAATATTCTCTCGGCTGCGCGGATGTTCCTGTTTGCCGCCCGCGATGTCTGGTTCGTGATTGCCTTGCCGGTGTATCTGAGTTCGGTGTTCGGTTGGGATTTCTGGCTGGTCGGCGGCTTTATGGCGGTCTGGGTGATTGGCTACGGGGTGGTGCAATCGCAGGCCCCGGCCTTTACCGGCAAGCGCAGCGGGCGGGTGCCCGGTGGTCTGGCGGCCAGTGCCTGGGCCGGCGCTCTGGCCCTGTTGCCGGCGGCCATTGCTCTGGGCCTGTGGCAGGGGGCCAATCCCTATGTGGTCTTGCTCGGGGGCTTGCTGGTGTTCGGTGTGCTCTTTGCGGTGAACTCGTCCTTGCACAGTTATCTGATTGTGTCTTATGCCAAGGCTGATGGCGTGTCACTGGATGTCGGATTTTACTATATGTCCAATGCGCTGGGTCGGCTGTTGGGTACGGTACTGTCCGGCTGGGTTTATCAGGCTTACGGGCTGGAGGCCTGCCTCTGGGTTTCCGCGGCTTTCCTGCTCTCGGCAACACTGATTTCCCTCGCCTTGCCGCGGGCCAGCGTACAGGATCAGGCTTGA
- a CDS encoding metalloregulator ArsR/SmtB family transcription factor, with the protein MPTALTPPVLFKCLADETRARVMLLVTREQELCVCELTCALQASQPKISRHLAELRQCGLLQDRRQGQWVYYSLPADLPDWVSEVLHTSLAANSDWLATNLQQLQDMGDRPVRLSRCC; encoded by the coding sequence ATGCCAACTGCTCTGACCCCACCGGTATTGTTCAAATGTCTGGCTGACGAGACCCGCGCCCGCGTGATGCTGCTGGTTACCCGTGAGCAGGAGCTCTGTGTCTGCGAGCTGACCTGCGCGCTGCAAGCCAGCCAACCGAAGATTTCCCGGCATCTGGCCGAGCTGCGCCAGTGCGGGTTGTTACAGGACCGCAGGCAGGGGCAATGGGTGTATTACAGCTTGCCAGCGGATCTGCCGGACTGGGTAAGCGAGGTACTGCACACCAGCCTGGCGGCCAATAGCGACTGGCTGGCCACTAATCTGCAGCAGTTGCAGGACATGGGTGATCGCCCCGTTCGACTATCCCGCTGCTGCTGA
- a CDS encoding class GN sortase, which translates to MRKLLIAALLLAALGLSGQALWLQAKAEVAQWLIAHAWQQQLVEGRVVKPWSWADTWPVARLTTPQGEDHYVLASLSGQALAFGPGQLDNGVAPGQLGTLLLAGHQDSHFAFLQHLQPGEVLQVEALDGQRYRYRVGQTDVVDSRYRQIELQHARAELRLVTCYPFAALSSGGPLRYVVSAWLEHEE; encoded by the coding sequence ATGCGTAAGTTGTTGATCGCCGCCCTGCTGCTCGCGGCTCTGGGACTGAGCGGTCAGGCCCTGTGGCTGCAGGCCAAAGCCGAAGTGGCGCAATGGCTGATCGCCCACGCCTGGCAGCAGCAACTGGTCGAAGGCCGGGTGGTGAAGCCCTGGTCCTGGGCTGACACCTGGCCAGTCGCGCGGCTGACCACCCCGCAAGGTGAAGACCACTACGTCCTCGCCAGCCTCAGCGGTCAGGCGCTGGCATTCGGTCCGGGGCAACTCGACAATGGTGTCGCGCCCGGGCAGCTGGGCACTCTGCTGCTGGCGGGACACCAGGACAGCCACTTTGCTTTCCTGCAGCACCTCCAGCCCGGCGAGGTGCTGCAAGTCGAGGCACTTGACGGCCAACGCTACCGCTACCGGGTCGGCCAGACCGACGTGGTCGACAGCCGCTACCGACAAATTGAATTGCAGCACGCCAGGGCTGAGCTGCGCCTGGTCACCTGCTACCCATTTGCCGCCCTCAGCAGTGGCGGCCCGCTACGTTATGTGGTCAGCGCCTGGCTGGAGCACGAGGAATGA
- a CDS encoding ArsJ-associated glyceraldehyde-3-phosphate dehydrogenase: MTIKVGINGFGRIGKLLIRAAWDWPELTFVQINDPAGDAATHAHLLNFDSVHGRWQHEARAEGNDIVIGDQRLALTANRAIADTDWSGCDLVIEASGVNKTSKALQAYLDQGVKRVVVSAPVKEAGVLNVVMGVNQHLYDPEKHPIVTAASCTTNCLAPVVKVIHEKLRIRHGSITTIHDVTNTQSILDQPHKDLRRARACGMSLIPTTTGSATAIAEIFPELRGKLDGHAVRVPLANASLTDCVFEVEQPTTVEEVNAMLKAAAEGEMKDILGYEERPLVSIDYRTDPRSSIVDALSTLVVNGTQVKIYTWYDNEWGYANRTVELARLVGVAS, translated from the coding sequence ATGACTATCAAGGTAGGTATCAACGGTTTTGGACGTATCGGCAAGCTGCTGATTCGTGCCGCCTGGGACTGGCCGGAGCTGACGTTTGTGCAGATCAATGATCCAGCGGGCGATGCGGCAACCCACGCACATTTGCTTAACTTCGATTCTGTTCACGGCCGCTGGCAGCATGAGGCGCGAGCCGAGGGCAATGACATTGTCATAGGCGATCAGCGCCTGGCCCTGACCGCCAATCGCGCAATCGCTGACACCGACTGGTCGGGCTGTGATCTGGTGATTGAAGCCAGTGGGGTGAACAAGACCAGCAAGGCATTGCAGGCCTACCTGGATCAGGGTGTCAAACGCGTGGTGGTCAGTGCGCCGGTCAAGGAGGCGGGTGTACTCAATGTGGTTATGGGCGTCAATCAGCATCTGTACGACCCGGAAAAACACCCGATTGTGACTGCCGCCTCCTGCACTACCAACTGTCTGGCTCCGGTGGTCAAGGTGATTCACGAGAAGCTGCGCATTCGCCATGGGTCGATTACCACCATTCATGATGTCACCAACACCCAGAGCATTCTGGATCAGCCGCACAAGGATCTGCGCCGGGCCCGGGCCTGCGGCATGAGCCTGATTCCGACGACCACCGGGTCGGCAACGGCCATTGCGGAAATTTTCCCCGAGCTGCGCGGCAAGCTGGACGGTCATGCCGTGCGGGTACCCCTGGCCAATGCCTCCCTCACCGATTGCGTGTTCGAAGTTGAACAGCCAACCACTGTGGAGGAGGTGAATGCCATGCTCAAGGCGGCGGCTGAAGGCGAGATGAAAGATATTCTCGGCTATGAAGAGCGCCCCCTGGTATCGATCGATTACCGCACCGACCCGCGCTCCTCCATTGTCGATGCGCTGTCGACCCTGGTGGTGAACGGCACTCAGGTGAAGATCTATACCTGGTATGACAATGAATGGGGCTATGCCAACCGGACCGTGGAGTTGGCGCGCCTGGTGGGTGTCGCGAGCTGA
- a CDS encoding ribose-phosphate diphosphokinase: MAAWLLHFADEAEPAKRLADSLNLTAAQVVSHRFPDDELRLTLPFATETSIPDTLVLYRSLDRPNDKLVELLLIARHAQQLGIKTLILVAPYLAYMRQDIAFNPGEIVSQTIIGNFLGELFSAVITVDPHLHRISHLQQAIPIEHAIALSGAERLADLIAEKTANPILMGPDAESLQWVESAAQAHGFDYAVCTKVRSGDTQVQIQLPDRDVRGRAVVLMDDVASSGRTLAGAATLLLEAGATSVDVAVTHALFAGDALVVIREAGVGEVWSTDCIAHPSNAIAMAPMLAEVLRPLLVS, from the coding sequence ATGGCTGCCTGGTTGCTGCACTTTGCCGATGAAGCTGAACCGGCCAAGCGTCTGGCCGACAGTCTGAACCTGACAGCGGCACAGGTTGTGAGTCATCGCTTTCCGGACGATGAGCTGCGATTGACGCTGCCTTTTGCCACGGAGACGTCAATACCGGACACTCTGGTGCTGTATCGCAGCCTCGACCGGCCAAATGACAAGTTGGTCGAACTCTTGCTGATAGCCCGCCACGCGCAGCAGCTGGGTATCAAGACGCTGATTCTGGTTGCGCCCTATCTGGCCTACATGCGCCAGGATATCGCTTTCAATCCGGGGGAAATTGTCAGCCAGACCATTATCGGTAATTTCCTCGGAGAGCTGTTCAGTGCGGTTATCACCGTTGATCCGCACCTGCATCGCATCAGTCATTTGCAGCAGGCGATACCCATTGAACACGCCATTGCGCTATCGGGCGCCGAGCGCCTGGCAGACCTGATCGCGGAAAAAACTGCTAACCCGATCCTGATGGGCCCGGACGCCGAATCCCTGCAATGGGTGGAAAGCGCTGCCCAGGCGCACGGCTTTGACTATGCGGTGTGCACCAAGGTACGCAGCGGCGATACCCAGGTGCAGATCCAGTTGCCGGATAGGGATGTGCGCGGGCGGGCGGTGGTATTGATGGATGATGTTGCCAGTTCCGGGCGAACGCTCGCCGGGGCCGCTACTTTGCTGCTCGAGGCGGGTGCCACCTCGGTGGATGTGGCGGTGACTCACGCGCTCTTTGCCGGCGATGCACTGGTGGTCATCAGGGAGGCTGGCGTCGGTGAGGTCTGGAGTACCGACTGCATTGCCCATCCGAGTAATGCCATCGCCATGGCGCCTATGCTTGCTGAGGTTTTGCGACCGCTACTGGTCAGCTAA
- the creB gene encoding two-component system response regulator CreB: MGDRILIIEDEPAIADALLYALATEGFDTHWCALAGDGMAWLQQQPVDLIMLDVGLPDESGFELCRRIRQFSNVPVMFLTARKEEVDRIVGLEIGADDYVVKPFSPREISARVRAILRRTRAQSQPEHEPDSALFEHDAERRRIRYQQQWLELTRYEYLILSALLRHPEHVLSREQLMDAAWEDPGASLDRVVDTHIKGIRVKLKKIRPDLDPIITHRGLGYSLDPQAGRQHP, encoded by the coding sequence ATGGGCGATAGAATACTGATCATCGAGGATGAGCCGGCAATTGCCGATGCCCTGCTCTATGCCCTCGCTACCGAAGGTTTTGACACCCACTGGTGTGCATTGGCCGGTGACGGCATGGCCTGGCTGCAGCAGCAGCCGGTAGACTTGATCATGCTGGATGTGGGCCTGCCGGATGAAAGCGGCTTCGAGCTGTGTCGGCGCATTCGGCAATTTTCCAATGTCCCGGTGATGTTTCTGACCGCCCGCAAGGAAGAGGTCGACCGCATCGTCGGGCTGGAAATCGGCGCTGACGACTATGTCGTCAAGCCATTCAGCCCACGCGAGATATCTGCCCGGGTGCGTGCCATCCTGCGGCGTACCCGCGCACAGTCCCAACCGGAACACGAGCCTGACAGCGCCCTTTTCGAGCATGATGCCGAGCGTCGGCGTATCCGCTATCAGCAGCAGTGGCTGGAGTTGACCCGCTACGAATACCTGATTCTCAGCGCCCTGTTGCGCCATCCCGAACATGTACTCAGTCGCGAGCAGTTGATGGATGCCGCCTGGGAAGATCCGGGCGCCAGCCTGGACCGCGTGGTCGACACCCATATCAAGGGTATCCGAGTGAAGCTGAAAAAGATCCGCCCCGACCTCGACCCGATCATCACCCACCGAGGCCTCGGCTACAGCCTCGACCCACAGGCCGGCAGACAGCATCCATGA
- a CDS encoding thymidine phosphorylase family protein, whose translation MDSNNSNEAPAQTLRLRWIGIDTYRENVAYLHRDCALYRAEGFQALAKVEVRGNGQRILASLNVVDDSSIVEGDQLGLSEDAFAQLGLQEGFAVSVSQAEPASSIPALHRKIAGERLTRDDFRRIVQDIAEHRYSKIELTAFVVACNQGELDREEVFYLSDAMSRVGRRLDWQEHPVVDKHCIGGIPGNRTSMLVVPIVAAHGMLCPKTSSRAITSPAGTADTMEVLANVELPFDDLNALVRTHRGCLAWGGTSDLSPADDVLIAVERPLSIDSPGQMVASILSKKVAAGSTHLLLDIPVGPHAKVRSMPEARRLRKLFEYVAGCMGLVIEVVVTDGRQPIGRGIGPVLEARDVMRVLQNHPEAPMDLRQKSLRLAGRMLEFDPDVRGGDGFAIARDILDSGRALEKMQAIIQAQGGKPFDPENPPLAPHSFDVLAPEDGVVLGIDNLKLARIARVAGAPKAAGAGVDMLARIGDTVSAGQPLYRVYAAYRSEQNFARQASERHSGFTLGGAEQLQTLNVEF comes from the coding sequence ATGGACTCGAACAATTCAAACGAAGCACCCGCTCAGACGTTGCGTTTACGCTGGATCGGTATCGATACCTACCGGGAGAATGTTGCCTACCTGCATCGTGATTGTGCGCTCTATCGCGCTGAAGGTTTCCAGGCGCTGGCCAAGGTCGAGGTGCGTGGCAATGGGCAGCGTATTCTCGCCAGCCTGAATGTGGTGGACGACAGCAGCATCGTCGAGGGCGATCAGCTGGGCCTGTCTGAAGACGCCTTCGCCCAGCTTGGGCTGCAGGAGGGCTTTGCAGTCAGCGTTTCGCAGGCTGAGCCGGCCAGTTCGATTCCGGCCCTGCACCGCAAGATAGCCGGCGAACGCCTGACGCGGGATGACTTTCGTCGCATCGTGCAGGACATTGCCGAGCATCGTTACTCGAAAATCGAACTGACCGCCTTTGTGGTTGCCTGCAACCAGGGCGAGCTCGACCGTGAAGAAGTGTTCTATCTCAGTGATGCCATGAGTCGGGTCGGTCGGCGGCTGGATTGGCAGGAACATCCCGTGGTCGACAAGCACTGTATTGGCGGTATCCCCGGTAATCGCACCTCAATGCTGGTGGTGCCTATTGTTGCCGCCCACGGCATGCTCTGCCCGAAGACCTCTTCGCGGGCGATTACGTCGCCCGCCGGTACGGCGGATACCATGGAAGTACTGGCCAATGTCGAGTTGCCCTTTGACGATTTGAACGCGCTGGTGCGCACGCACCGGGGGTGTCTGGCCTGGGGCGGCACCAGTGACCTGTCGCCGGCCGATGATGTACTGATTGCCGTTGAGCGCCCGCTGTCGATCGACTCGCCGGGCCAGATGGTCGCTTCCATCCTGTCAAAAAAGGTCGCTGCCGGTTCCACCCATTTGCTGCTGGATATTCCGGTTGGACCGCATGCCAAGGTGCGCAGCATGCCCGAGGCAAGGCGTTTGCGTAAGTTGTTCGAATATGTCGCCGGATGTATGGGCCTGGTGATCGAAGTGGTGGTTACCGATGGCCGCCAGCCGATTGGCCGGGGTATCGGGCCCGTGCTCGAGGCGCGTGATGTCATGCGTGTGCTGCAAAATCATCCGGAGGCCCCGATGGATCTTCGACAGAAATCCCTGCGACTAGCAGGGCGCATGCTTGAATTTGATCCCGATGTGCGCGGTGGTGACGGCTTTGCCATTGCCCGCGATATCCTTGATTCCGGCCGTGCGCTGGAGAAAATGCAGGCGATTATCCAGGCCCAGGGCGGAAAACCCTTTGATCCGGAGAATCCACCCTTGGCACCGCACAGTTTTGACGTGCTGGCCCCGGAGGATGGTGTGGTGCTGGGCATCGACAATCTCAAACTGGCGCGTATTGCGCGCGTTGCCGGTGCGCCCAAGGCCGCCGGTGCCGGGGTCGATATGCTGGCGCGAATTGGTGATACGGTGAGTGCAGGGCAGCCGTTGTATCGGGTCTATGCCGCTTACCGATCAGAGCAGAATTTTGCTCGGCAGGCTTCTGAGCGGCATAGCGGATTCACCCTTGGCGGCGCAGAACAATTGCAAACCCTCAACGTGGAGTTCTGA